A section of the Oryza sativa Japonica Group chromosome 1, ASM3414082v1 genome encodes:
- the LOC136355360 gene encoding proline-rich receptor-like protein kinase PERK14: MPPPIAGNARVFSGHQPLPPAVPPPHRRPLSPTLPAGLQPPLPPHRSIVRPRRRLLQHRSCPLSLGLPSVSRGDRRRRVPAVVLLFPSRRPPPAASISLPERRSTSPPPSSAPRRRSHPRHHLLLARTSPERRRLRAGLSFLLVGSSPRCTTTITNVVAACSTLSPPPLSRCCLPSSSSPIVLVIDVPSVARLVVSRRRLRHRHRSGVSHVVLVSVQPLPAVLVASSPVPVVVVVVVLSSFPVVVAFVPPSSRSRPSSAFVKRAAAAPSSSPPSAPRRQAPCRPRLAFVQGSPPKPSPRRSSPLCPSVSAAPVRRCRSHASSRGGL; this comes from the exons atgccgcccccaatcgccgggaacgctcGCGTTTTCTCCGGCCACcaaccattgccgccggccgtg ccacctccccaccgtcgccctctctctcccacgttgccggccggcctccagccgcctctccctcctcaccggagcatcgtccggccgcgccgtcgcctcctccagcatcgcagctgccccctctccctcggcctaccctccgtttcgcgcggtgaccgccggaggcgcgttcccgccgtcgtcctcctctttccttcgcgccggccgcctccagccgcctctatctccctgcctgagcgccggtcgacgtcgccaccaccttcctcggctccacgacgccgctctcatccccggcaccacctcctcctcgcccgaacttcgccggaacgccgtcgtctccgcgccggcctctccttcctcctcgtcggctcgtcgccccgctgcaccaccaccatcaccaacgtcgtagcggcgtgttccacgctgtcccctcctcctctcagccgctgctgcctgccatcatcgtcgtctccgatcgttctcgtcatcgacgtcccgtcggtcgcccggctcgtcgtctcgcggcgccgcctccgtcatcgtcatcgcagcggcgtgtcccacgtcgtcctcgtctccgtgcagccgctgccggctgtcctcgtcgcctcctcgccggtcccggtcgtcgtcgtcgtcgtcgtcctctcgtcgttcccggtcgtcgtggcgttcgtccctccgtcgagccgttctcgtccgtcgtccgcgttcgtcaagcgagccgctgcagccccgtcctcgtctccgccctcggctccgcgtcgtcaagccccgtgccggccgcgtctcgccttcgtccaaggatcgccgccgaagccgtcccctcgccgttcgtctccgttgtgcccgtctgtctccgccgcgcccgttcgtcgttgtcgttcccacgcctcgtcgcgtggtg gcttgtag